One genomic window of Bradyrhizobium sp. B124 includes the following:
- a CDS encoding MFS transporter: MTNSAYRWVIVAAGGLLGCVAIGGMFSLPVFLQPMARETGWSVTGISSAMTIGFLAMAFTSMIWGTLSDRFGPLPVVLTGSVVLAASLALASQAPSLLAFQFLFGALVGAATAAIFAPMMACVTGWFDTHRSLAVSLVSAGMGMAPMTMSPLAAWLISHHDWRTSMLIVSGVVGAIMIPVSFLVRRPPALQGGHAEAASTNGEPSMSLAQALRSPQFIILIATNFFCCATHSGPIIHTVSYAVTCGIPMVAAVTIYSVEGLAGMGGRIAFGLLGDRFGAKRVLVLGLLAQAFGALGYVFVRELAAFYAVAAIFGFIYAGTMPLYSVLIRENFPLRMMGTVIGGTAMAGSLGMATGPLAGGLIYDTFASYTWLYVGSWAVGLGAFLIMMTFRPIPAARPSAVPAPA, translated from the coding sequence ATGACCAATTCAGCCTATCGCTGGGTGATCGTCGCGGCCGGCGGCCTGCTTGGCTGTGTCGCGATCGGCGGCATGTTTTCGCTCCCGGTGTTCCTGCAGCCGATGGCGCGGGAGACCGGTTGGTCGGTGACTGGCATCTCCAGCGCGATGACGATCGGCTTCCTCGCGATGGCCTTCACCAGCATGATCTGGGGCACGCTGTCCGACCGCTTCGGGCCGCTCCCGGTGGTGCTGACCGGATCGGTCGTGCTGGCGGCAAGCCTTGCGCTCGCAAGCCAGGCACCGTCGCTGCTGGCATTTCAGTTTCTCTTCGGCGCGCTGGTCGGCGCGGCAACGGCCGCGATCTTCGCCCCGATGATGGCCTGCGTCACCGGCTGGTTCGACACCCATCGCAGTCTTGCCGTTTCGCTGGTGTCGGCCGGCATGGGCATGGCGCCGATGACGATGTCGCCGCTCGCGGCCTGGCTGATCTCCCACCATGACTGGCGGACGTCGATGCTGATCGTCTCAGGCGTGGTCGGCGCGATCATGATCCCGGTCTCTTTCCTGGTGCGACGCCCGCCGGCGCTGCAAGGCGGTCACGCCGAAGCGGCGAGCACGAACGGTGAGCCGTCGATGTCGCTGGCGCAGGCGCTGCGCTCGCCGCAATTCATCATCCTGATCGCGACCAATTTCTTCTGCTGCGCCACCCATTCCGGACCGATCATCCACACGGTGAGCTACGCGGTCACCTGCGGCATTCCGATGGTCGCGGCGGTGACGATCTACAGCGTGGAAGGGCTCGCCGGCATGGGCGGCCGCATCGCCTTCGGCCTGCTCGGCGACCGTTTCGGCGCCAAGCGCGTGCTTGTGCTGGGGCTGCTGGCGCAGGCGTTCGGCGCGCTCGGTTATGTCTTCGTGCGCGAGCTGGCCGCATTCTACGCGGTCGCGGCGATCTTCGGCTTCATCTATGCCGGCACCATGCCGCTGTATTCCGTGCTGATCCGCGAGAATTTCCCGCTGCGGATGATGGGCACCGTGATCGGCGGCACCGCGATGGCCGGCAGCCTCGGCATGGCGACCGGACCTTTGGCCGGCGGCCTGATCTACGACACCTTTGCGAGCTATACGTGGCTCTATGTCGGCTCCTGGGCCGTCGGCCTCGGCGCGTTCCTGATCATGATGACCTTCCGGCCGATTCCGGCGGCGCGGCCCTCGGCGGTGCCCGCGCCGGCGTAA
- the bamA gene encoding outer membrane protein assembly factor BamA, with product MKTWRSFVAAIVLTGFAIPATSVNGRVTWLLLAPAAAQSVDAITIEGNRRVEAETIRSYFRPGPGGHLDQAAIDDGLKELVGTGLFQDVQINHAGARIVVSVVENPVIDRVAFEGNKKVKDEQLSAEVQSKPRGTLSRPMVQSDALRIAEIYRHSGRYDVRVTPEIIERSNNRVDLVFTVDEGAKTGIKTIAFMGNNSFTAARLKDVIKTHETNFLSFLGSANIYDPDRVEADRDLIRRFYLKHGYADVQVVAALAEYDRESKGFQVTFKIDEGQQYRVATVSFRSTITGFDPSILRSLSRVSEGSLYNVEAIEKSVEDMQIEASRRGYAFAVVRPDGDRNFEAHTVGIMFRLEEGPRTYIERIDVRGNGRTRDYVIRREFDLSEGDAYNRALVDRAERRLKNLDYFKTVKITTEPGSSSDRVILIVDLEEKSTGDFSVSGGYSTTDGALAEVSVSERNLLGRGLLAKATVSYGQYSRGLSLSFVEPYLLDYRVALGLDAYYKEQLPTDYTTYGVKTIGFSPRLGLALREDLTLQLRYSLYQQEVSLDSAYNNCNNNASNTSLAFNPTPAYIKNVLGGVDPTNSVSSGLNGYGCYGDSESTLPVRKELAAGATWTSQIGYTLTYNTLDNTKNPTDGLLIDFKQDFAGVGGDVTYLKSAVDAKYYTPLVSDLIGLIHLQGGVLTKVGDNDLRMLDHFQMGPNLVRGFATNGIGPRDITYASFGAVGDALGGTKYWGASMELQMPFWFLPSEVGLKGAVYADAGSLWGYQGPTSWTATGEVNTPACPTCGLQYDDQNVVRTSVGVGLIWASPLGPLRFDYAVPITKGKYDIVQEFRFGGGTSF from the coding sequence ATGAAGACGTGGCGAAGCTTTGTCGCGGCGATTGTGCTGACGGGATTTGCGATCCCGGCGACGTCGGTGAACGGGCGAGTGACCTGGCTGTTGTTGGCACCGGCGGCGGCCCAATCGGTTGATGCGATCACGATCGAAGGCAACCGGAGAGTAGAGGCGGAGACCATCCGCTCCTATTTCAGGCCGGGGCCGGGCGGTCATCTCGATCAGGCTGCGATCGATGACGGGCTCAAGGAGCTGGTCGGGACCGGGTTGTTCCAGGACGTCCAGATCAATCACGCGGGTGCGCGGATCGTCGTCTCGGTCGTCGAGAACCCGGTAATCGACCGTGTCGCGTTCGAGGGCAACAAGAAGGTCAAGGACGAGCAGCTCTCGGCCGAGGTGCAATCCAAGCCGCGAGGCACGCTGTCACGACCAATGGTGCAGTCGGATGCGCTGCGGATCGCCGAGATCTACCGCCACTCGGGCCGCTACGACGTGCGCGTCACGCCCGAGATCATCGAACGTTCGAACAACCGCGTCGATCTCGTCTTCACCGTCGACGAGGGCGCCAAGACCGGTATCAAGACCATCGCGTTCATGGGGAACAACAGCTTCACGGCCGCGCGCCTGAAGGATGTGATCAAGACCCATGAGACGAACTTCCTGAGCTTTCTCGGCAGCGCCAACATCTATGACCCCGACCGCGTCGAGGCCGATCGCGACCTGATCCGCCGTTTCTACCTGAAGCATGGCTATGCGGACGTGCAGGTGGTGGCCGCGCTCGCCGAGTATGACCGCGAGAGCAAGGGTTTTCAGGTCACCTTCAAGATCGATGAGGGACAGCAGTACCGCGTTGCGACGGTGAGCTTCCGCTCGACGATTACGGGCTTCGATCCAAGCATCCTGCGCTCGCTTTCGCGGGTCAGCGAAGGCTCGCTCTACAATGTCGAGGCGATCGAGAAGTCGGTCGAGGATATGCAGATCGAAGCGTCGCGCCGCGGCTACGCGTTCGCGGTGGTCCGTCCGGACGGCGACCGGAACTTCGAGGCCCACACGGTGGGAATCATGTTCCGCTTGGAGGAGGGGCCGCGCACCTATATCGAGCGGATCGACGTTCGCGGCAACGGCCGCACGCGCGATTACGTGATCCGGCGCGAGTTCGATCTCTCCGAGGGCGATGCGTATAACCGTGCGCTGGTCGATCGCGCCGAGCGGCGGCTGAAGAATCTGGACTACTTCAAGACGGTCAAGATCACCACCGAGCCCGGCTCATCGAGCGATCGGGTGATCCTGATCGTCGATCTGGAGGAGAAGTCGACCGGCGACTTCTCGGTCTCGGGCGGTTACTCGACGACCGACGGCGCGCTCGCCGAGGTCAGCGTCTCCGAACGCAATTTGCTCGGCCGCGGCCTGCTCGCGAAGGCGACGGTCAGCTACGGCCAGTACTCGCGCGGCCTGTCGCTCTCCTTTGTCGAGCCGTATCTGCTCGACTATCGCGTCGCGCTCGGGCTCGATGCGTATTACAAGGAGCAGCTGCCGACCGACTACACGACCTATGGCGTGAAGACGATCGGGTTCTCGCCGCGGCTGGGTCTCGCCTTGCGCGAGGACCTGACGCTCCAGCTGCGCTATTCGCTCTATCAGCAGGAAGTCTCGCTCGATAGCGCCTATAACAACTGCAACAACAATGCCTCCAACACATCGCTCGCGTTCAATCCGACGCCTGCTTACATCAAGAATGTGCTCGGCGGCGTCGATCCGACCAACTCGGTCTCATCAGGACTCAATGGATATGGTTGCTACGGCGACAGCGAATCCACCTTGCCCGTGCGCAAGGAGCTGGCTGCGGGCGCGACCTGGACCTCGCAAATCGGCTATACGCTGACCTACAACACGCTCGACAACACCAAGAACCCGACCGACGGCCTGCTGATCGACTTCAAGCAGGATTTTGCCGGCGTCGGCGGCGACGTGACGTATCTGAAGAGTGCGGTCGATGCGAAATACTACACGCCGCTGGTGTCCGACCTCATCGGCCTGATCCATCTGCAGGGCGGCGTGCTCACCAAGGTCGGCGACAACGATCTGCGCATGCTGGATCATTTCCAGATGGGGCCGAACCTCGTGCGCGGCTTTGCCACCAACGGCATCGGGCCGCGTGACATCACCTATGCGAGTTTCGGGGCGGTCGGCGATGCGCTCGGCGGCACCAAATATTGGGGTGCGTCGATGGAGCTGCAGATGCCGTTCTGGTTCCTGCCCTCGGAGGTTGGGCTGAAGGGGGCGGTCTACGCCGATGCCGGCTCGCTCTGGGGGTATCAAGGACCGACATCGTGGACCGCGACCGGCGAGGTCAACACGCCGGCGTGCCCAACCTGCGGCCTGCAATACGACGATCAGAACGTCGTGAGAACCTCTGTCGGTGTCGGCCTGATCTGGGCGTCGCCGCTCGGGCCGCTGCGCTTCGACTACGCCGTGCCGATCACGAAAGGCAAGTACGACATTGTGCAGGAGTTCAGGTTCGGCGGCGGGACGTCGTTCTGA
- a CDS encoding DUF2167 domain-containing protein translates to MIAPCFHDVERFRIPGGAAGGTGAGRCRRFGKATIPYVVCRLTLLFRVVTGHPVQFMIKRGALVQKVISIAAIMLAVLFGALPAFGQSSPPSEAARKAELVAAWQAASQAGTAGPADVTLIDQAKLKLPEGYFFVPKTEGTRVLRALGNLVNDATFVGLVVGKRKNDQWIVVIRYVKEGYIKDDDAKNWNADELLSSIKEGVEESNKDRVARGFPELEVVGWIQPPAYDAATHRLVWSMLGKDKGQPDNLPKGVNFNTYALGRDGYFSLNLLSQSDRIESEKPVARELLGDLSYNEGKRYEDFSAGTDRVAAYGLAALIGGVAAKKLGLLAIATAFVLKFAKVILIAIAAFGAGIMKFFRRKPRTDVGGDVT, encoded by the coding sequence GTGATCGCGCCGTGCTTTCACGATGTGGAGCGATTCCGCATTCCGGGTGGCGCGGCCGGCGGTACTGGAGCAGGGCGGTGTCGACGCTTTGGAAAAGCGACGATCCCTTATGTAGTTTGTCGTTTAACACTGCTATTTAGGGTTGTTACCGGACACCCGGTCCAATTCATGATCAAGAGGGGCGCGCTTGTGCAAAAGGTGATTTCCATCGCTGCCATCATGTTGGCGGTTCTGTTCGGGGCGCTACCTGCATTCGGGCAGAGCTCGCCGCCAAGTGAAGCCGCACGAAAAGCCGAACTGGTGGCCGCCTGGCAGGCTGCGAGCCAGGCCGGCACCGCTGGTCCCGCAGACGTGACGCTGATCGATCAGGCCAAGCTGAAGCTGCCGGAGGGATATTTCTTCGTCCCGAAGACCGAGGGGACACGCGTGTTGCGGGCGCTTGGCAATCTCGTCAACGATGCGACCTTTGTCGGCCTCGTCGTCGGCAAGCGCAAGAACGATCAGTGGATCGTGGTCATTCGCTACGTCAAGGAAGGCTACATCAAGGATGACGATGCGAAGAACTGGAACGCCGACGAGCTCTTGAGCAGCATCAAGGAAGGCGTGGAGGAGAGTAACAAGGATCGTGTCGCGCGCGGCTTCCCCGAGTTGGAAGTGGTCGGATGGATCCAGCCACCGGCCTATGATGCCGCGACGCACCGCCTGGTGTGGTCGATGCTGGGCAAGGACAAGGGGCAGCCCGATAACCTGCCCAAGGGCGTCAACTTCAACACCTATGCGCTCGGACGAGACGGCTACTTTAGCCTGAACCTGCTGTCGCAGTCCGATCGCATCGAAAGCGAAAAGCCGGTCGCGCGGGAATTGCTCGGCGACCTGTCCTACAATGAGGGCAAGCGTTACGAGGATTTCAGCGCCGGCACCGATCGCGTTGCCGCCTATGGCCTCGCTGCCCTGATTGGCGGCGTCGCCGCCAAGAAGCTCGGGCTGCTGGCGATCGCGACGGCCTTTGTCCTGAAATTCGCCAAGGTGATCCTGATCGCCATAGCGGCATTCGGTGCCGGCATCATGAAGTTCTTCCGTCGCAAGCCGCGCACCGATGTGGGCGGTGATGTGACGTGA
- a CDS encoding substrate-binding protein: protein MPRRSIICMAWVLLLGFAGVGSPRAAESGAPIRFGAVLPFSGGVELYGQQARLGLDLAAGDINAAGGILGRPVEVIYADDKTRPEAAAEAMRSLVERQDVLAVVGPITSRNLNALVPLAESSKTPLLYATNYEGGKCSRYLFSFGTVPNQELGQLLPYMTQTFGNTYFLLGADRVWPHQMFGIAQPLIEKLGGRVVGTKYTLGTETDFSPLIKEVAASKAKVLLFALKGDGMDFIRQADEAGLLKEITVAFLGLSEVDLGIFRGKGQNMVTVVPAVAASEDPAVKAFVAKARAAANPGVAVSNYVMTHYNALIALKAAAEKAGKLDKEAIIDAMAGLTIASPTGPVTLAQDHHAAMNMFIAKTQGTELVEVRPLGVIAPQPGCSLAGR, encoded by the coding sequence ATGCCGCGACGATCGATCATCTGCATGGCGTGGGTGCTTCTCCTCGGCTTCGCGGGCGTCGGTTCGCCGCGCGCTGCCGAATCCGGCGCACCTATTCGCTTCGGCGCGGTGCTGCCGTTTTCCGGTGGTGTCGAGCTCTACGGCCAGCAGGCCAGGCTCGGGCTCGATCTCGCCGCTGGGGATATCAACGCGGCGGGCGGCATTCTCGGCAGACCGGTCGAGGTGATCTATGCCGACGACAAGACGCGGCCGGAGGCGGCCGCTGAGGCCATGCGTTCGCTGGTCGAGCGGCAGGACGTGCTGGCGGTCGTCGGTCCGATCACCTCGCGCAATCTGAATGCGCTGGTGCCGCTCGCCGAGAGCTCGAAGACGCCGCTGCTCTACGCCACCAATTACGAGGGCGGCAAATGCAGCCGCTATCTGTTTTCGTTCGGCACGGTGCCGAACCAGGAGCTTGGCCAGCTGCTGCCCTACATGACGCAGACCTTCGGCAACACGTATTTCCTGCTCGGCGCCGACCGGGTCTGGCCGCATCAGATGTTCGGCATCGCGCAGCCCTTGATCGAGAAGCTCGGCGGCAGGGTGGTCGGGACGAAGTACACGCTGGGGACCGAGACGGACTTTTCTCCGCTGATCAAGGAGGTCGCGGCGAGCAAGGCCAAGGTGCTGCTGTTCGCGCTCAAGGGTGACGGGATGGACTTCATCCGGCAGGCCGACGAGGCCGGATTGCTGAAGGAGATCACCGTCGCTTTCCTCGGACTGTCCGAGGTCGATCTCGGCATCTTCCGCGGCAAGGGCCAGAACATGGTAACGGTGGTGCCGGCGGTCGCGGCGAGCGAGGATCCGGCCGTGAAGGCGTTCGTCGCAAAGGCGCGCGCCGCCGCGAACCCGGGCGTCGCAGTGTCGAACTATGTGATGACGCACTACAACGCCCTGATCGCACTCAAGGCGGCGGCGGAGAAGGCTGGCAAGCTCGACAAGGAGGCCATCATCGACGCGATGGCTGGCCTCACCATTGCGTCGCCGACCGGGCCGGTGACGCTCGCCCAGGATCACCATGCGGCGATGAACATGTTCATCGCCAAGACGCAAGGTACCGAGCTGGTGGAGGTTCGGCCGCTGGGCGTGATCGCGCCGCAGCCCGGATGCAGTTTGGCTGGACGCTGA
- a CDS encoding helix-turn-helix domain-containing protein, with translation MDSLITAAARALAAGDPLGALKRVALRDDAPALALRGIAMARLGDFTRAKELLRRAGRAFGPREAIARARCVVAEAEIALVSRDLSFPSKSLAAARATLAARGDALNAAHAGYLEIRRLLLIGSLDAAERMLDDLDPAPFPPALRVGHELVVAGIAMRRLRTKPAREALARARDAARRAGIAELAAEVESTANLLATPAARLIARGHERPLLLAEVEALMGSKALVVDACRYVVRDSGTTVSLTRRPVLFALARALGEAWPQDVSRGTLIARAFRGKHADESHRARLRVEIGRLRRALQPFADLSATPDGFVLEPHGRREVTVLALPIEEEHAAVLAFLADGEAWSSSALSVALGASQRTVQRALDVLAATGKVQSVGRARARRWMTPPVPGFTTTLLLPAPLPNG, from the coding sequence ATGGACTCGCTGATTACGGCTGCGGCGCGCGCGCTCGCGGCGGGTGATCCCCTCGGCGCACTGAAACGGGTAGCCCTGCGCGACGATGCGCCGGCGCTGGCGCTGCGCGGCATCGCGATGGCCCGGCTCGGCGATTTCACCCGCGCCAAGGAGCTGTTGCGGCGCGCGGGCCGCGCCTTCGGTCCGCGTGAAGCCATCGCGCGGGCCCGCTGCGTGGTGGCCGAAGCGGAAATCGCGCTGGTGTCGCGCGACCTTTCCTTTCCCAGCAAGAGCCTTGCTGCGGCGCGCGCGACGCTCGCGGCGCGTGGCGACGCGCTCAACGCCGCCCATGCCGGCTATCTCGAGATCCGCCGGCTGCTGCTGATCGGGAGCCTCGATGCCGCCGAGCGCATGCTTGACGACCTGGACCCGGCGCCCTTCCCGCCGGCGCTGCGGGTCGGCCATGAATTGGTCGTCGCCGGAATCGCGATGCGGCGGCTGCGGACCAAGCCGGCGCGCGAAGCGCTGGCACGGGCAAGGGATGCCGCACGCCGAGCCGGCATCGCCGAGCTTGCGGCCGAGGTCGAAAGCACCGCGAACCTGCTCGCCACGCCGGCGGCGCGCCTGATCGCGCGCGGCCACGAGCGGCCGCTGCTGCTCGCGGAGGTCGAGGCCCTGATGGGATCGAAGGCGCTCGTCGTCGATGCCTGCCGCTACGTCGTGCGCGATAGCGGCACCACGGTCTCGCTGACACGACGGCCGGTGCTGTTCGCGCTCGCCCGTGCGCTCGGCGAAGCCTGGCCGCAGGACGTGTCGCGCGGCACGCTGATCGCGCGCGCGTTTCGCGGCAAGCACGCCGATGAATCGCACCGTGCACGGCTGCGGGTCGAGATCGGACGGCTGCGCCGGGCGTTGCAGCCGTTCGCCGATCTCAGCGCGACGCCCGACGGCTTTGTGCTGGAGCCACATGGCCGCCGCGAGGTCACCGTGCTGGCGCTGCCGATCGAGGAGGAACATGCGGCAGTGCTGGCCTTCCTCGCCGACGGCGAGGCCTGGTCGAGCTCGGCGCTCTCGGTCGCGCTGGGGGCAAGCCAGCGCACCGTGCAGCGCGCGCTCGACGTCCTGGCCGCCACGGGCAAGGTGCAGTCGGTCGGCCGCGCCCGCGCAAGGCGCTGGATGACGCCGCCGGTGCCGGGATTCACGACGACGTTGTTACTCCCTGCCCCGCTGCCGAACGGCTAG
- a CDS encoding Dps family protein, translated as MTIAVNTGFAEAERTSIAAALSTVLADTYALYLKTHGYHWNVTGPTFQALHTLFEGQYREEWQALDDIAERIRALGELVPQTYSAFAKLTAIKDGYASLDSEATVAELLHDNETAVRTIRDAFTVAESAGDQATMDMLNVRTTAHEKHAWMLRATLDVK; from the coding sequence ATGACCATCGCCGTCAACACCGGCTTCGCCGAGGCCGAGCGGACCAGCATCGCGGCGGCGCTCTCGACGGTGCTCGCCGACACCTATGCGCTGTATCTGAAGACTCATGGCTACCACTGGAACGTCACGGGTCCGACGTTCCAGGCCCTGCACACGCTGTTCGAAGGGCAGTATCGGGAGGAATGGCAGGCGCTGGATGACATCGCCGAGCGGATCCGCGCCCTCGGCGAACTGGTGCCGCAGACCTATTCCGCATTCGCCAAGCTCACCGCGATCAAGGACGGCTATGCCAGCCTCGACTCGGAGGCGACGGTGGCCGAACTGCTCCACGACAACGAGACGGCCGTGAGGACCATCCGCGATGCTTTCACAGTCGCCGAGTCCGCCGGCGATCAGGCGACGATGGACATGCTCAACGTGCGCACCACCGCACACGAGAAGCATGCCTGGATGCTGCGTGCGACGCTTGACGTCAAATGA
- a CDS encoding adenylate/guanylate cyclase domain-containing protein — MQLSSTLSWLVDAAAETAGANRLLADLGSHLITDGLPLAGGALTLEVPHPLIARRTWLWRAGNGEVIEALGFAPEQPFAMPDMIGSGDAGRRWLNSLAPGPIHEDTIGTRPDGPTLGWIGTRAFTPTEADQLREAARFTAAPLAALAARATLTAALEAYLGRRSAARVLASPLRRNTGETIRAALLFADLRGFTALSESHPPAEVIAALDAWFDRIAGAIHAFGGEVLKFIGDGLLAIFPVTTTARSACEAALRAVSAARVGMAHLDTERRKHGLPPLPFGVALHLGEVHWGNIGAADRLDFTAIGAAVNLVSRLEGLCKPLEQTVLVSGALAAETEMALVALGTHELRGIARPCAVFTLPEE, encoded by the coding sequence ATGCAATTGTCCTCGACTCTGAGCTGGCTGGTCGACGCCGCCGCCGAGACCGCGGGCGCCAACCGGTTGCTGGCGGATCTGGGTAGTCATCTTATCACGGATGGCCTGCCGCTTGCCGGCGGTGCGCTGACGCTCGAAGTTCCGCACCCGCTGATCGCCCGGCGCACCTGGCTGTGGCGCGCCGGCAATGGCGAGGTCATCGAGGCGCTCGGCTTCGCGCCGGAACAACCCTTTGCAATGCCTGATATGATCGGATCCGGCGACGCCGGCCGGCGTTGGCTCAATAGCCTCGCGCCCGGCCCGATCCACGAGGACACGATTGGAACGCGACCGGATGGCCCGACCCTCGGCTGGATCGGCACCCGCGCCTTCACGCCGACCGAGGCGGATCAATTGCGCGAGGCGGCGCGTTTCACGGCCGCACCGCTCGCCGCGCTCGCGGCGCGCGCGACATTGACGGCGGCGCTGGAGGCCTATCTCGGCCGGCGCAGCGCGGCACGCGTCCTGGCATCGCCGTTGCGGCGCAACACCGGTGAAACGATCCGCGCGGCGCTGCTGTTTGCCGATCTGCGCGGCTTCACCGCGCTCTCCGAAAGCCACCCGCCTGCCGAGGTGATCGCCGCCCTCGATGCCTGGTTCGACCGCATCGCCGGCGCGATCCACGCCTTCGGCGGCGAGGTGTTGAAGTTTATCGGCGATGGGCTGCTCGCGATCTTTCCGGTCACAACGACCGCGCGCAGCGCATGCGAGGCGGCCTTGCGCGCGGTGTCGGCGGCCCGCGTCGGCATGGCACATCTCGACACCGAGCGGCGCAAGCACGGCCTGCCGCCACTGCCATTCGGCGTAGCGCTGCATCTCGGTGAGGTGCATTGGGGCAATATCGGCGCCGCCGACCGCCTCGACTTCACCGCGATCGGCGCCGCGGTCAATCTGGTCAGCCGGCTGGAAGGCCTGTGCAAGCCGCTGGAGCAGACCGTGCTGGTCTCGGGCGCACTCGCCGCCGAGACCGAAATGGCGCTGGTCGCGCTCGGCACCCATGAGCTGCGCGGCATCGCACGGCCCTGCGCGGTCTTCACCCTGCCCGAGGAATGA
- a CDS encoding glutaminyl-peptide cyclotransferase, protein MKKSEAEIIREYAFEGVESVGGVSFDGEQVWFAAGGRLVAFDPDSGNTTRTLDIAAHAGTAFDGKHLYQIAEDRILKIEPNSGRVVSTIPSPGGGRDSGLAWAEGSLWVGQYRDRTIVQVDPETGKVLRTIESNRFVTGVSWVDGELWHGTWEEDQSDVRRIDPQSGEVMERLEMPQGVFVSGLESDGKDRFFCGSGSTNNKVRAIRRPKRSRA, encoded by the coding sequence ATGAAGAAGTCCGAAGCCGAGATCATCCGGGAATATGCTTTCGAGGGCGTCGAGAGCGTGGGCGGCGTCAGCTTCGACGGCGAGCAGGTCTGGTTCGCGGCCGGTGGCCGGCTGGTCGCCTTCGATCCCGATAGCGGCAACACCACCCGCACCCTCGACATCGCGGCCCATGCCGGCACCGCCTTCGACGGCAAGCATCTCTATCAGATTGCCGAGGACCGCATCCTGAAGATCGAGCCGAACAGCGGACGCGTGGTGTCGACGATCCCCTCGCCCGGCGGCGGCCGCGACTCCGGGCTTGCCTGGGCGGAAGGCTCGCTGTGGGTCGGCCAGTATCGCGACCGCACCATCGTTCAGGTCGATCCAGAAACCGGCAAGGTTTTGCGCACCATCGAAAGCAACCGGTTCGTCACCGGCGTCTCCTGGGTCGATGGCGAACTCTGGCACGGCACCTGGGAAGAGGACCAGAGCGACGTCCGCCGTATCGATCCGCAGAGCGGCGAGGTGATGGAACGGCTCGAGATGCCGCAGGGCGTGTTCGTCTCCGGACTCGAGTCCGACGGCAAGGACCGGTTCTTCTGCGGCAGCGGCTCGACCAACAACAAGGTGCGCGCGATCCGGCGGCCGAAGCGCAGCCGCGCGTGA
- a CDS encoding SRPBCC family protein produces MTEAFIVQREIQIAAPPATVFAFLTDPQKIVSWMGLEAETELHPGGLYLLKGLGNDRDRAARGAFREVVPVHRLAYSFGWEGGAEVPPGSSLIEIDLINKDSGTLLRMTHSGLPNAEQCASHSKGWTHYLARLALAAAGRAPGPDRGPHG; encoded by the coding sequence ATGACTGAAGCCTTCATCGTTCAACGCGAGATCCAGATCGCAGCGCCGCCGGCAACCGTGTTCGCCTTCCTGACCGATCCGCAGAAGATCGTGAGCTGGATGGGGCTCGAGGCCGAGACCGAGCTGCATCCCGGCGGGCTCTATCTGCTCAAGGGCCTCGGCAACGACCGCGACCGCGCCGCGCGCGGCGCGTTCCGGGAGGTCGTGCCGGTGCATCGTCTTGCCTACAGCTTCGGCTGGGAAGGCGGCGCGGAGGTCCCTCCGGGATCGAGCCTGATCGAGATCGACCTGATCAACAAGGACAGCGGCACGCTGTTGCGGATGACCCATAGCGGCCTGCCGAACGCCGAGCAGTGCGCGAGCCATAGCAAGGGTTGGACGCACTACCTTGCCAGGCTCGCGCTCGCGGCAGCGGGACGAGCTCCAGGCCCCGACCGCGGTCCGCACGGCTGA
- a CDS encoding site-2 protease family protein: MKALLLLLLSGLKWGKLAASGGSMLLSLVVYATIWGWRYAAGFIALLFAHEMGHYVAARQRGLDVGAPAFIPFMGAFIALKDHPEDVETEAYVAIAGPVAGTVAALAVYLWARSEDSGLLLAIAYSGLFLNLFNLLPVSPLDGGRVTVVLSPRIWFVGVPILLALMLYRPSPMLLIVAILAAPQLLQAWRYDPHAPENIAYYGVPLQTKLEYGAAYLGLAALLAIMTYDVHEMLSRFAHPA, translated from the coding sequence GTGAAGGCGCTGCTGCTTCTTCTTCTCTCGGGTCTCAAATGGGGCAAGCTGGCTGCCAGCGGCGGCAGCATGCTGCTGTCGCTCGTGGTCTACGCGACGATATGGGGCTGGCGCTACGCCGCGGGCTTCATTGCATTGTTGTTTGCGCATGAGATGGGGCACTACGTTGCCGCGCGGCAACGCGGCCTCGATGTTGGAGCGCCGGCTTTCATTCCGTTCATGGGCGCCTTTATCGCACTGAAGGACCATCCGGAGGATGTCGAGACCGAGGCCTATGTCGCAATCGCAGGTCCCGTGGCCGGAACGGTCGCAGCGCTAGCGGTCTATCTATGGGCACGATCCGAAGACAGCGGTCTTCTGTTGGCGATCGCCTATTCGGGTCTATTCCTCAATCTGTTCAATCTGCTGCCGGTGTCGCCGCTCGACGGCGGCAGGGTGACGGTGGTGCTCAGTCCCCGGATCTGGTTCGTCGGCGTGCCGATCCTGCTGGCATTGATGCTTTACCGGCCGAGCCCGATGCTGCTGATCGTCGCGATCCTTGCCGCGCCCCAGTTGCTGCAGGCCTGGCGATACGATCCTCACGCTCCGGAGAACATCGCCTATTACGGCGTTCCGCTTCAGACCAAGCTCGAATACGGCGCCGCCTATCTCGGACTTGCGGCGCTGCTTGCGATCATGACCTATGACGTGCACGAGATGTTGAGCCGGTTCGCCCATCCGGCATGA